A part of Acidimicrobiales bacterium genomic DNA contains:
- a CDS encoding SDR family NAD(P)-dependent oxidoreductase, whose amino-acid sequence MRGLAGKNVIVTGAASGIGRACAARLLEEGAGVLGADVAPGADAPSAADGGAWAFTPVDVTDEASVVSLVEEAARLFGRVDGLVNAAGVAGGGAVHMVDAAEWNRVVGVNLFGTFLTAKHAITRMLGQDPVDGERGSVVTIASIEGIEGTAGGSAYSASKGGVVILTKNMAIDYAGRGIRVNTICPGFIDTPMTQAIFGMEGMERARREITREHKLGRYGRPDEIAAAAAFLLSADASFVTGHALVVDGGYTAGRDHGVTEMLGLSDPDGHA is encoded by the coding sequence ATGCGGGGGCTGGCCGGCAAGAACGTGATCGTCACGGGGGCGGCTTCCGGCATCGGCCGGGCCTGTGCGGCCCGTCTCCTCGAGGAGGGCGCCGGCGTGCTGGGCGCGGACGTGGCGCCCGGGGCCGACGCCCCGTCGGCCGCCGACGGTGGCGCGTGGGCCTTCACTCCCGTCGACGTCACCGACGAGGCCTCGGTGGTCTCCCTGGTGGAGGAGGCCGCCCGTCTGTTCGGCCGGGTCGACGGCCTCGTCAACGCGGCCGGGGTGGCCGGTGGCGGGGCGGTCCACATGGTGGACGCCGCCGAGTGGAACCGGGTGGTCGGGGTGAACCTCTTCGGCACGTTCCTGACGGCCAAGCACGCCATCACCCGCATGCTCGGGCAGGACCCGGTCGACGGGGAGCGGGGGTCGGTCGTCACCATCGCCAGCATCGAGGGCATCGAGGGGACGGCGGGCGGGAGCGCCTACAGCGCGTCCAAGGGCGGGGTCGTCATCCTCACGAAGAACATGGCCATCGACTACGCGGGACGGGGCATCAGGGTCAACACGATCTGCCCCGGGTTCATCGACACGCCCATGACCCAGGCCATCTTCGGGATGGAGGGCATGGAGCGGGCGCGGCGGGAGATCACGCGCGAGCACAAGCTCGGCCGCTACGGCCGACCCGACGAGATCGCCGCGGCGGCCGCGTTCCTGCTGTCCGCCGACGCCTCGTTCGTCACCGGGCACGCCCTGGTGGTGGACGGTGGCTACACCGCCGGGCGCGACCACGGCGTCACCGAGATGCTCGGCCTCTCCGATCCCGACGGGCACGCATGA
- a CDS encoding amidohydrolase family protein, which translates to MDGDIVIRGGSLIDGTGAPARPADVAVAGGRIVAVGDGLRGERELDATGQVVAPGFIDIHTHYDAQVFWDPWLTPSSYHGVTSVVAGNCGFSIAPIRADLAPLLARTLQHVEDMSLDTLSVGVPWDEFETFPQYLDAVERRGAALNFGCYVGHTAVRMYVMGEDSYERAATDAELGRMQEVVAESMAAGAMGFASSASPTHNGDGGRPVPSRVADLDELRALLAPVRDAGRGVVALLPGGVIKNREVFELQRFVGRPITWTALLTVKGYPYHEKVVAENDAARLDGVEVWPQVSCRPLVFQMNLAEPFTLNARPSFAKLMGLDHDARTAAYRDPAWRAASWEELSGAGGGLPFNWPSVSVAESPSHPDLVDRTVVDLADERRCTPLDVVLDISLDDDLKTRFWSVLANNDPEGIAWLLPRDNVLLGLADSGAHVSQLCDACFATDLLGTWVRDRGVMSLERAVHKLTAEPAGVYGLSDRGSVEVGKAADLCVFDPAVVGPGPLRRVVDFPADGERLTADRPVGMTHVLVNGVPIRVDGEPAPEGLDARPGVVLRS; encoded by the coding sequence GTGGACGGCGACATCGTGATCCGTGGGGGCTCGCTCATCGACGGGACCGGCGCACCCGCCCGCCCGGCCGACGTGGCCGTGGCCGGCGGCCGGATCGTCGCCGTCGGCGACGGCCTGCGCGGCGAGCGCGAGCTCGACGCCACCGGCCAGGTCGTCGCACCCGGGTTCATCGACATCCACACGCACTACGACGCCCAGGTGTTCTGGGACCCGTGGCTGACGCCGTCGTCGTACCACGGCGTGACCAGCGTGGTCGCCGGCAACTGCGGCTTCTCGATCGCGCCCATCCGTGCGGATCTCGCTCCGTTGCTGGCCCGCACGCTGCAGCACGTCGAGGACATGAGCCTCGACACACTGTCGGTCGGGGTGCCCTGGGACGAGTTCGAGACCTTCCCCCAGTACCTCGACGCCGTCGAGCGCCGGGGGGCGGCGCTCAATTTCGGGTGCTACGTGGGGCACACGGCGGTGCGCATGTACGTCATGGGCGAGGACTCCTACGAGCGCGCCGCCACCGACGCCGAGCTCGGGCGTATGCAGGAGGTGGTGGCGGAGTCGATGGCCGCCGGCGCCATGGGGTTCGCCTCGAGCGCCTCGCCGACCCACAACGGGGACGGCGGCCGCCCCGTGCCGTCGCGCGTGGCCGACCTCGACGAGCTGCGCGCCCTGCTGGCGCCGGTGCGCGACGCCGGCAGGGGAGTCGTCGCCCTGCTGCCTGGGGGCGTCATCAAGAACCGGGAGGTGTTCGAGCTGCAGCGCTTCGTGGGCCGACCCATCACCTGGACCGCACTGCTCACGGTCAAGGGGTACCCGTACCACGAGAAGGTCGTGGCCGAGAACGACGCCGCTCGGCTCGACGGCGTCGAGGTGTGGCCGCAGGTGTCGTGCCGGCCACTCGTGTTCCAGATGAACCTGGCCGAGCCCTTCACCCTCAACGCGCGGCCCAGCTTCGCCAAGCTCATGGGCCTCGACCACGACGCGCGCACGGCCGCGTACCGCGACCCGGCATGGCGCGCCGCCAGCTGGGAGGAGCTCTCCGGCGCCGGCGGCGGACTTCCGTTCAACTGGCCGTCGGTGTCGGTGGCCGAGTCGCCCTCGCATCCCGACCTCGTCGACCGGACCGTCGTGGACCTGGCCGACGAGCGCCGGTGCACGCCGCTCGACGTGGTGCTCGACATCTCCCTCGACGACGACCTGAAGACCCGGTTCTGGTCGGTGCTCGCCAACAACGACCCCGAGGGCATCGCCTGGCTCCTACCCCGGGACAACGTCCTGCTGGGCCTGGCCGACTCGGGCGCGCACGTCTCGCAGCTGTGCGACGCGTGCTTCGCCACCGACCTCCTCGGCACCTGGGTGCGCGACAGGGGGGTGATGTCGCTCGAGCGGGCGGTGCACAAGCTGACCGCCGAGCCCGCCGGGGTGTACGGCCTGTCGGACCGGGGCAGCGTCGAGGTGGGCAAGGCCGCCGACCTGTGCGTCTTCGACCCCGCCGTGGTCGGGCCCGGGCCCTTGCGCCGCGTCGTCGACTTCCCCGCCGACGGCGAGCGGCTCACCGCCGACCGCCCCGTCGGGATGACCCACGTGCTCGTGAACGGCGTGCCCATCAGGGTCGACGGCGAGCCCGCGCCCGAGGGACTCGACGCCCGCCCCGGCGTCGTGCTGCGGAGCTGA